The Antarcticibacterium sp. 1MA-6-2 genome has a window encoding:
- a CDS encoding family 20 glycosylhydrolase has product MELSQNSEIPAEGYQLSVTNDKVVVEANSRLGFVYALETIRQLLPKEVESRSIVSNINWTIPNVEILDAPQYSWRGSMLDVSRHFFGKEYIKAHLDRMAFLKLNTFHFHLVDDQGWRIEIKKYPKLTEVGAFRVNQEEKHWNARSVNDLETKATYGGYYTQDDIKEIVAYAQEKGIRIIPEIEMLSPRNECNCFLSLAFLYWRTYRCSFRRCLAYYQYLLCRKGVYI; this is encoded by the coding sequence ATTGAATTATCGCAAAATTCTGAAATTCCCGCAGAAGGATACCAGCTCTCGGTAACTAATGATAAAGTGGTTGTTGAGGCCAATTCCAGGTTAGGATTTGTATATGCACTGGAAACCATCAGGCAATTACTACCAAAGGAAGTAGAAAGTAGATCAATAGTATCAAACATCAACTGGACAATTCCAAATGTGGAAATTTTGGATGCACCACAATATTCGTGGAGAGGCAGTATGTTAGATGTTTCCCGCCATTTCTTCGGAAAGGAATATATTAAAGCTCACCTTGACCGAATGGCATTTCTGAAATTGAATACTTTTCACTTTCATTTGGTCGATGATCAGGGGTGGAGAATTGAGATCAAAAAATATCCCAAATTAACAGAAGTTGGAGCCTTCAGGGTAAATCAGGAAGAGAAGCACTGGAATGCAAGAAGCGTAAATGATCTGGAAACCAAAGCAACTTATGGTGGATATTATACTCAGGATGATATAAAGGAGATTGTTGCATATGCTCAGGAAAAAGGAATTCGTATAATTCCTGAAATTGAAATGCTTAGCCCACGTAATGAGTGCAATTGCTTCCTATCCCTGGCTTTCCTGTACTGGAGAACCTATCGCTGTTCCTTCAGGAGGTGTCTGGCCTATTACCAGTATTTATTGTGCCGGAAAGGAGTCTACATTTGA